CGCACGCGCTTGATGCGGACGACTTTGCTGCCCATGGTGTTCCCACGGAATCACCATGCCGGACGAGTCGCGCTGTTCTCTCGTGTGTGGAGATCTCGGCGTGAAGCTGCGTCAATCCATTCAGGAGTCATGGCTGCGTTCGAGCGCATACGGGATCGATCCCGACCACGTACGCGCACAGACGCCCGATCGCGCCGCGCTGGCGCCGGCGCAGCAACGATCGCGACGGCTGCTGGACGCCGCCGATCCAGTGGTCGCGATGGTGCACGCGGTGCTGCGTGTCGGTCGCCAGGCACATGGGGCCAGCGGCTGACGTTTTCGCCAGGGTCATGGGGCCACCCAATCGCCAGGGTCATGGGGCCAGGGTCGCGGGTGATCGGACTCTGAATCGCCAGGGTCATGGGGCCAGTCGATCACCAGGGTCATGGGGCCACCCCGTGACCTGAGCGAAGGCTGACCCGGGCATCGAGGACCGAAGGCAAAACAGACCGCCAGGCAGCCGCGCGACGGCCGCCGGGAGGTCGCATGAGCTTTCGGGAGATCAAGATGCAAGACGTACGAGAGGTGTTGCGCCGTCGACAGGCGGGGCAAAGCGCACGACGGATCGCGCGCGAGACGGGACTGGATCGCAAAACGGTTGGTCGCTACCTGGACCAGGCCAGCGAGCAGGGACTCGAGCCGCAAGCGATGGTGACCGATGAGATCGCCGGCGCCGTCGGGAGGCAGGTGCAAGCGCGGCCGCTGCCCCCACCGTCGGAAGCGTGGCAGACACTCACTGGTCGCCGCGCCCAGATCGAGGCGTGGCTCGACGGCGAGCCGCCGCTGCGGCTGGTTCGCGTTCACGAGCTGCTCGCGCGCGAGGGCGTGGCGGTCGGCTACACGACCCTGCGTCGGTTCGCGAGTCGAGAGCTCGGCTGGCGCAAGCAAGCACCGACGGTGCGACTCGACGATCCACCGCCCGGGCAGGAAGCGCAGATCGACTTCGGGCTGATGGGGACAGTGACCGATCCCGGTGGGAAGCCGCGTCGGGTGTGGGCGCTGATCGTGACGTTGTCGTCCAGCCGGTACATGCACGTCTGGCCGACGTTCACGCAGACCGTTGAGGACGTGTGCGCGGGCCTGGACGCTGCGTGGCGATTCTTCGGTGGCGTGCCCAAGCACATCATCCTCGACAACGCGTCGTCGATGGTGGTCCGCGCCAACAAGATCGATCCGACGCTGAATCGCGCCTTCCGCGACTACACGGACGCGCGACACGTCTTCGCCGACACGGCTCGGGTCAGGCATCCGAGGGACAAGGCGCGCGTCGAGAATCAGGTACCGTACGTGCGCGAGCGGTGGTTCGCGGGCGAGGTCTTCACCGCCG
Above is a genomic segment from Candidatus Eisenbacteria bacterium containing:
- the istA gene encoding IS21 family transposase; amino-acid sequence: MSFREIKMQDVREVLRRRQAGQSARRIARETGLDRKTVGRYLDQASEQGLEPQAMVTDEIAGAVGRQVQARPLPPPSEAWQTLTGRRAQIEAWLDGEPPLRLVRVHELLAREGVAVGYTTLRRFASRELGWRKQAPTVRLDDPPPGQEAQIDFGLMGTVTDPGGKPRRVWALIVTLSSSRYMHVWPTFTQTVEDVCAGLDAAWRFFGGVPKHIILDNASSMVVRANKIDPTLNRAFRDYTDARHVFADTARVRHPRDKARVENQVPYVRERWFAGEVFTADLTEIRRHAQAWCRDVAGARVHGTTRQVPRDVYDRDERSHMQPAPAAPFDVPHWSEPKVHPDHHVQVLKALYSVPTRYIGKVLDARADRSSVRLYLGSELIKVHPRKAAGQRSTDPNDFPPGKAAWALRDVDAVLRSAREQGAQVGAFAERLLGGPVPWIKLRQAYQLLRLCGRYGQDRVNALCARALAFGVIDVLRLEGMLKDARKVEDAAVATGRVIALPARFARDASAFATRTVVVDRGQHTDGQDGGER